The Geomonas ferrireducens genome includes a window with the following:
- a CDS encoding YdcF family protein, whose translation MALLKGIVSLLVLILIVLSVLFVDFVYKTFSLAPRDVKADAIVVLTGGRGRVEEGVRLYRAGQGKKLFLIGVDPSVKKRELYKGEGAGNVYLEQSSRNTLENAIYARDLIMKHEVKSIKLITSRYHMKRSTILFRNALPKDVAIYPHPVDSSNLKEEWWSHSGSFKLLFSEFYKYCILRFFFMFAPGELRPILGNT comes from the coding sequence ATGGCTTTATTGAAGGGGATAGTCTCCCTACTCGTGCTGATACTGATCGTTTTGAGTGTGCTGTTCGTGGACTTCGTGTACAAGACCTTCTCTCTTGCGCCGCGCGATGTGAAGGCGGACGCCATCGTGGTCCTGACCGGCGGGCGCGGCCGTGTCGAGGAAGGGGTGCGGCTGTACCGGGCGGGGCAGGGGAAGAAGCTCTTTCTGATCGGGGTCGACCCGTCGGTCAAGAAGCGGGAGTTGTACAAGGGGGAAGGGGCCGGGAACGTCTACCTGGAGCAGTCCTCGCGCAATACCCTGGAGAACGCCATCTACGCGCGCGACCTCATCATGAAGCACGAGGTGAAGTCGATTAAGCTGATCACCTCGCGCTACCACATGAAGCGCTCCACGATCCTTTTCAGGAACGCGCTCCCCAAAGACGTGGCGATCTACCCGCACCCGGTAGACTCCAGCAACTTAAAGGAAGAGTGGTGGAGCCATTCCGGGAGTTTCAAACTTCTCTTCTCCGAGTTCTACAAGTACTGCATCCTCCGTTTCTTCTTCATGTTCGCCCCCGGCGAGCTGCGACCCATTCTAGGCAACACCTAG
- a CDS encoding putative bifunctional diguanylate cyclase/phosphodiesterase, whose product MHDAANAEMTSFPPAREQHGTGSPQDQERLTMLKEAIDSLPIGLGITISDTDGRIVYTNNVDAEMHGYAPRELIGKEARIFAPRRDDVVPRVSPASFCLWSRECLNVRKDGAEFPVQLTSRPIKDQNGRCLGVVTACEDLTARKLCEQQLETLAYYDPVTRLPNRSLLMDRLHQALALAERENRELALLFLDLDNFKHLNSSKGHENGDRFLQEVAARLAGSLGESNTLARLGGDEFVIVINSGPDEVGVAAMAAKLQELFTAPFVIDGEELYGSTSIGIALYPDDAVDVESLLRCADAALYQAKSEGKGMFHFFSQEMNERNMRRAALENGMRQGLGRGEFYLHFQPQWDLKSFRLTGAEALLRWQSPEFGLVGPDEFIPIAESSGLIFELGELVLHDACLHAARWCSICPQMKIAVNISGRQFRQPDFLQTVERHIEATGVPPNSLELELTESVIMERAERNIDTLRALKKMGVRLSIDDFGTGYSSLSYLKHFPIDAIKIDRSFIAELTSDSDDAAIAVAIISMARSLKLKVVAEGVETSEQLHFLAGRKCDEAQGFYFATPMPAEEFENYIREFCGRSEVVHPPASR is encoded by the coding sequence ATGCATGATGCGGCCAACGCCGAAATGACTTCTTTCCCCCCGGCCCGCGAGCAGCACGGTACCGGTTCGCCCCAGGACCAGGAGCGGCTCACGATGCTGAAGGAAGCGATCGACTCGCTCCCGATCGGGCTCGGGATCACCATCAGTGACACCGACGGCAGGATCGTCTACACGAACAACGTGGATGCGGAGATGCACGGCTACGCGCCGAGAGAACTGATCGGGAAGGAGGCGCGTATTTTCGCGCCGCGACGCGACGACGTCGTGCCGCGTGTAAGCCCCGCCAGCTTCTGCCTCTGGTCCAGAGAATGTCTGAACGTGCGCAAGGACGGCGCGGAATTCCCGGTGCAGCTCACCTCGCGTCCCATCAAGGACCAAAACGGGCGCTGCCTGGGTGTCGTCACCGCCTGCGAGGACCTTACCGCCCGGAAGCTTTGCGAGCAGCAGTTGGAAACCCTCGCCTACTACGATCCCGTCACCCGGCTCCCCAACCGGTCGCTGCTCATGGACCGCCTGCACCAGGCGCTCGCCCTGGCCGAGCGGGAGAACAGGGAGCTTGCCCTGCTCTTCCTCGACCTGGACAACTTCAAGCACCTGAACAGCTCGAAAGGGCACGAAAACGGAGACCGGTTCCTCCAGGAGGTGGCCGCCCGCCTGGCGGGCTCCCTCGGGGAGTCGAACACCCTGGCCCGGCTAGGCGGCGACGAATTCGTCATCGTGATCAACTCCGGCCCGGACGAGGTCGGAGTCGCGGCGATGGCCGCCAAGCTGCAGGAGCTCTTCACCGCACCCTTCGTCATCGACGGCGAGGAGCTCTACGGCAGCACGAGCATCGGCATCGCCCTTTACCCGGACGACGCGGTCGACGTCGAGAGCCTGCTGCGCTGCGCCGATGCCGCCCTTTACCAAGCCAAAAGCGAAGGGAAGGGGATGTTCCATTTCTTCTCCCAGGAGATGAACGAGCGCAACATGCGCCGTGCGGCCCTGGAAAACGGCATGCGCCAGGGGCTCGGGCGGGGGGAGTTCTACCTCCACTTCCAGCCCCAGTGGGACCTGAAGAGCTTCCGCCTGACGGGGGCAGAGGCACTTTTGCGCTGGCAGAGTCCCGAATTCGGCCTGGTGGGGCCGGACGAGTTCATCCCGATCGCCGAATCCAGCGGCCTCATCTTCGAGCTGGGGGAGCTGGTGCTGCATGACGCCTGCCTCCATGCGGCGCGCTGGTGCAGTATCTGTCCGCAGATGAAGATCGCGGTCAACATCTCCGGGAGGCAGTTCCGCCAGCCGGATTTTTTGCAGACCGTGGAGCGCCACATCGAGGCGACCGGGGTTCCCCCAAACTCGCTGGAGCTCGAGTTGACCGAGAGCGTCATCATGGAGCGCGCCGAGAGAAACATCGACACCCTGCGGGCCCTGAAAAAGATGGGGGTGCGCCTTAGCATCGACGACTTCGGCACCGGCTACTCATCGCTTAGCTACCTGAAGCACTTCCCCATCGACGCCATCAAGATCGACCGTTCCTTCATCGCCGAGCTGACGAGCGACAGCGACGATGCCGCCATAGCGGTTGCCATCATCTCGATGGCGCGCAGCCTCAAACTCAAGGTGGTGGCCGAAGGGGTAGAGACGAGTGAACAGCTCCACTTCCTGGCCGGCAGGAAGTGCGACGAGGCGCAGGGGTTCTACTTCGCCACACCGATGCCGGCGGAAGAGTTTGAAAACTACATAAGGGAGTTCTGCGGGCGCAGCGAAGTCGTTCATCCCCCTGCGTCCCGCTGA
- a CDS encoding DNA-3-methyladenine glycosylase I — translation MTTTGGSVNRCGWAGSDPLYCSYHDLEWGVPVHEDRLLFEFLTLEGAQAGLSWITILRKREAYRRAFAAFDPEAVARFGATDEERLMADAGIVRNRLKISSTLGNARAYLTVQEEFGSFDAYLWRFVDGTPVQNAWRTLSEVPATSEVSDRLSRDLKRRGFRFVGSTICYALMQAVGMVNDHTVDCFRWQELGQR, via the coding sequence GTGACCACCACGGGCGGTAGCGTGAACCGCTGCGGGTGGGCGGGGAGCGATCCCCTCTACTGTTCCTACCATGACCTCGAATGGGGAGTGCCGGTGCATGAAGACCGCCTCCTCTTCGAGTTCCTCACCCTCGAGGGGGCCCAGGCCGGGCTTTCCTGGATCACCATCCTCAGAAAGCGCGAGGCGTACCGGCGCGCGTTCGCGGCCTTCGACCCCGAGGCCGTGGCGCGTTTCGGCGCGACCGACGAGGAGCGCCTCATGGCGGACGCCGGGATCGTGCGCAACCGGCTGAAGATCTCCTCCACGCTCGGCAACGCCCGCGCGTATCTCACCGTGCAGGAGGAGTTCGGGAGTTTCGACGCGTACCTCTGGCGTTTCGTGGACGGCACTCCCGTGCAAAACGCCTGGCGCACCCTAAGCGAGGTGCCCGCGACGAGCGAAGTCTCGGACCGGTTGAGCCGCGACCTGAAAAGGCGCGGCTTCCGCTTTGTCGGGAGTACCATCTGCTACGCCTTGATGCAGGCGGTAGGGATGGTCAACGATCACACCGTCGACTGCTTCCGGTGGCAAGAACTGGGTCAACGCTGA
- the gmk gene encoding guanylate kinase: MKREGVLYVISAPSGAGKTSLCKEIIDIFPNLRHSVSYTTRPPRNGEVHGRDYFFVGKEEFDRMVQEGEFAEWAEVHGNFYGTSLATLKESRSEGIDLILDIDCQGARQLKARFESGVYIFILPPSIEELRRRLDNRSSDSPEVIERRINNAAGEIKEARWYDYIIVNDKFTEALEQLKSVLVAEQCRTTRLLQGLSRLFSI; this comes from the coding sequence ATGAAACGTGAAGGCGTGCTGTACGTGATTTCGGCTCCTTCGGGGGCGGGTAAGACCTCGCTCTGCAAGGAAATAATTGACATATTCCCCAACTTGCGGCATTCTGTCAGCTACACGACGCGCCCTCCCCGAAACGGCGAGGTGCACGGGCGTGATTATTTTTTTGTGGGCAAGGAAGAGTTCGACCGGATGGTGCAGGAGGGGGAGTTTGCCGAGTGGGCCGAGGTCCACGGCAATTTCTACGGCACGTCGCTCGCCACCCTCAAGGAATCCCGCTCCGAGGGGATCGACCTGATCCTCGACATCGACTGCCAGGGTGCGCGGCAGCTCAAGGCGCGTTTCGAAAGCGGGGTCTACATCTTCATACTCCCGCCCAGCATCGAGGAGCTCAGGCGCCGCCTGGACAACCGCTCCTCCGACTCTCCGGAAGTCATTGAGCGCCGTATAAACAACGCCGCCGGTGAGATCAAGGAAGCGCGCTGGTACGACTACATCATCGTCAACGACAAGTTCACCGAGGCCCTGGAACAGCTTAAAAGCGTGCTGGTAGCCGAACAGTGCCGCACCACCCGTCTTCTGCAGGGACTTTCCAGGCTTTTCTCGATCTAG
- a CDS encoding YicC/YloC family endoribonuclease yields the protein MIKSMTGYGKGEAAHEAGRFIVEVRCVNHRYGEVTVKLPRALMQFENEIKKRVGERLVRGKIDVFIQVENAVALGVPTPNLPLARGYLKAYQTIGEALGLSGQVDLSLIAAQRDVVTVAAEAEATLEEIPQELVAAVDDALRRVDEMRLFEGESLFGDFKKRRETLDRLIGQVGERAPLVVSEYAQRLKERIAQLLGEGSLPEERIAQEVAVMADKCDVTEELVRLSSHLRQFDETLAQSEPVGRKLDFLLQEINREVNTIGSKANDAQMAACVVELKAELEKIREQVQNIE from the coding sequence ATGATCAAGAGCATGACCGGATACGGCAAAGGGGAGGCAGCCCACGAGGCGGGGCGCTTCATCGTGGAGGTGCGCTGCGTGAACCACCGCTACGGCGAGGTGACCGTGAAGCTTCCCCGGGCGCTGATGCAGTTCGAAAACGAGATCAAGAAACGGGTGGGTGAGCGGCTCGTGCGCGGCAAGATCGACGTCTTCATCCAGGTCGAGAACGCGGTGGCCCTTGGGGTTCCCACCCCGAACCTGCCGCTTGCGCGGGGGTATCTGAAGGCGTACCAGACCATCGGCGAGGCACTAGGTCTTTCCGGGCAGGTTGACCTATCTCTCATCGCGGCCCAGCGTGACGTGGTCACCGTCGCCGCCGAGGCCGAGGCGACCCTCGAGGAGATCCCGCAGGAGCTCGTCGCAGCGGTGGACGATGCGCTGCGCCGGGTGGACGAGATGCGCCTTTTCGAGGGGGAGTCGCTCTTCGGCGACTTCAAGAAGCGTCGTGAGACATTGGACCGGCTGATCGGGCAGGTGGGGGAGCGCGCGCCGCTCGTGGTCTCGGAATACGCACAGCGCCTGAAGGAGAGGATCGCGCAGCTTTTGGGCGAGGGGAGTCTCCCCGAGGAGCGCATCGCGCAGGAGGTCGCCGTCATGGCCGACAAGTGCGACGTCACCGAGGAACTCGTGCGCCTTTCGAGCCACCTGCGCCAGTTCGACGAGACCCTCGCGCAGAGCGAGCCGGTGGGTAGAAAGCTCGACTTCCTGCTCCAGGAGATCAACCGCGAGGTGAACACGATCGGCTCGAAGGCGAACGACGCCCAGATGGCCGCGTGCGTGGTGGAGTTGAAGGCGGAGCTCGAGAAGATCCGTGAACAGGTGCAAAACATAGAGTAA
- the rpmB gene encoding 50S ribosomal protein L28 yields MSRICEICGKGPSFGNNVSHANNKTSKIWRPNLQKIKAVKNGTVRSIKVCTRCIRSGHVTKAL; encoded by the coding sequence ATGTCCAGAATATGCGAGATTTGCGGTAAAGGCCCTAGCTTCGGGAACAACGTTAGCCACGCCAACAACAAGACCAGCAAAATTTGGCGCCCGAACCTGCAGAAGATCAAGGCCGTGAAAAACGGTACCGTCAGGAGCATCAAGGTCTGCACCCGCTGCATCCGCTCCGGTCACGTCACCAAGGCTCTCTAG
- the rpoZ gene encoding DNA-directed RNA polymerase subunit omega — translation MARVTVEDCLEKVDNRFLLVMLASKRVKQLFKGAKPLIDNRGANKNVVVSLREIAAGKIGCEIGKKGR, via the coding sequence ATGGCAAGGGTTACCGTAGAAGATTGCCTTGAGAAGGTGGACAACCGCTTCCTCCTGGTCATGCTCGCCTCCAAGAGGGTGAAGCAGCTTTTCAAAGGCGCGAAGCCGCTCATCGACAACAGGGGCGCCAACAAGAACGTGGTCGTCTCCCTGAGGGAAATCGCCGCCGGCAAGATCGGCTGTGAGATCGGCAAGAAGGGTCGTTAG
- the galE gene encoding UDP-glucose 4-epimerase GalE, which yields MSVILVTGGAGYIGSHVVRQLSEAGHEVVVYDNLSTGSADALIHGERLIVGELADQAKIREVIRDTGCKSVLHFAAAIIAPESVHLPLKYYSNNTRNTLNLLQACVEQGVERFIFSSTAAVYGMPEGGSASETSATAPINPYGTSKLMSEWMLRDAAFAHGFSYVALRYFNVAGADPKARMGQRTPEATHLIKVACQAGLGARDGVSIFGTDYATPDGTGIRDYIHIEDLASAHLAALSYLEKGGTSDVINVGYGAGSSVREVIRVVKEVSGVDFKVTEAPRRPGDPDSLVAVADKIRSVLGWTPKYDDLHTIVADAWRWEKKLFESRR from the coding sequence GTGAGTGTCATTCTCGTTACCGGCGGGGCCGGTTACATAGGAAGCCACGTCGTGCGTCAGCTCTCCGAGGCCGGGCACGAGGTGGTGGTCTATGACAACCTCTCCACCGGTTCTGCGGACGCCCTGATCCATGGGGAGCGCCTGATCGTCGGTGAGCTGGCCGACCAGGCGAAGATCCGCGAGGTGATCAGGGATACCGGCTGCAAGTCGGTGCTGCACTTCGCCGCCGCCATCATCGCCCCCGAGTCGGTGCATCTGCCGCTCAAGTACTATTCCAACAACACGCGCAACACCCTGAACCTCTTGCAGGCCTGCGTCGAGCAGGGGGTGGAGCGTTTCATCTTCTCCAGTACCGCCGCGGTCTACGGCATGCCCGAGGGGGGGAGCGCCTCGGAGACGAGTGCCACCGCCCCCATCAACCCCTACGGCACCTCGAAGCTCATGAGCGAATGGATGCTGCGCGATGCGGCCTTCGCGCACGGCTTCTCCTACGTGGCGCTGCGCTACTTCAACGTCGCCGGGGCCGATCCGAAGGCGCGCATGGGGCAGCGCACCCCTGAGGCGACCCACCTAATCAAGGTGGCCTGCCAGGCGGGGCTCGGTGCGCGCGACGGCGTCTCCATCTTCGGCACCGACTACGCGACCCCCGACGGCACCGGCATCCGCGACTACATCCACATCGAGGATCTCGCCTCGGCGCACCTGGCCGCCCTCTCGTACCTTGAGAAGGGGGGTACCTCGGACGTGATCAACGTGGGGTACGGCGCGGGAAGCAGCGTGCGCGAGGTGATCAGGGTGGTCAAGGAGGTAAGCGGCGTCGACTTCAAGGTCACCGAGGCGCCGCGCCGCCCGGGCGACCCGGACAGCCTGGTCGCCGTGGCGGACAAGATCCGCAGCGTGCTCGGGTGGACACCCAAGTACGACGACCTGCACACCATCGTGGCGGACGCCTGGCGCTGGGAAAAGAAACTGTTCGAGTCCCGCCGTTAG
- a CDS encoding RidA family protein, which translates to MKEIISTENAPKAIGPYSQGVKAGGFLFLSGAIALDPATGEVVQGGIVAETEQVMKNIGALLSAAGLGFQDVVKTTIYLANMADFATVNGIYGGYFQEAAPARSTVEVKGLPRGVLVEIEVTALCR; encoded by the coding sequence ATGAAGGAAATTATCAGCACGGAAAACGCGCCCAAGGCGATCGGGCCTTACTCCCAGGGTGTGAAGGCGGGGGGCTTTCTCTTTCTCTCCGGCGCGATCGCGCTCGACCCGGCGACCGGTGAGGTCGTGCAGGGGGGCATCGTGGCCGAGACCGAGCAGGTGATGAAGAACATCGGGGCGCTTTTGTCGGCCGCAGGGCTCGGTTTTCAGGACGTCGTGAAGACCACCATCTACCTCGCCAACATGGCGGATTTCGCCACGGTGAACGGCATCTACGGCGGCTATTTCCAGGAAGCGGCGCCGGCCCGCAGCACCGTGGAGGTGAAGGGGCTGCCGCGCGGCGTCCTCGTGGAGATCGAAGTCACCGCCCTTTGCCGCTAG
- the pyk gene encoding pyruvate kinase, protein MFRRTKIVATVGPASDSKEMLDTLIHAGVDVFRLNFSHGDYATKVQVIENIRTLSKEHEHAVAILGDLQGPKIRTGLMAGGGMPLSAGSEVVVTTREVLGEGNLIPTIYRGLPHDVKPGDRILLDDGLMELKVLGVEGDDVRCLVVTGGLLKDRKGINLPGAKVSAPALTEKDREDLQFCMEQRLDYVALSFVRQESDVLQLREIIDAAGSPLRIIAKIEKPEAVLNFAAILRASDGVMVARGDLGVELNPEKVPLIQKRIIRSCNEAGKPVITATQMLESMVNNPRPTRAETSDVANAILDGTDAIMLSAETASGKYPVEAVSMMVQVARDIENDPQLMAQCCKGPDGKNGLPNISEVIGMAACRAAESVKAAAILAFTQTGSTAALVSKYRPAQPIIAVTPSQEVRRRLALYAGVHALRVDIEGDTESQILSVEAAVLDTGWLKKGELVVITMGSPLSSPGTTNLMKVHRLHEPGARSGR, encoded by the coding sequence ATGTTTCGTCGCACCAAGATCGTAGCCACCGTCGGCCCCGCCAGCGATTCGAAGGAGATGCTGGACACCCTGATCCACGCAGGTGTCGACGTTTTCCGCCTGAACTTCTCCCACGGCGATTACGCAACCAAGGTCCAGGTCATCGAAAACATCCGCACCCTTTCCAAGGAGCACGAGCACGCCGTCGCCATCCTTGGGGACCTCCAGGGACCGAAGATCCGCACCGGTCTCATGGCGGGGGGGGGCATGCCGCTTTCCGCCGGAAGCGAGGTCGTGGTCACAACGAGAGAGGTGCTCGGCGAGGGGAACCTGATCCCGACCATCTACCGCGGGCTGCCGCACGACGTGAAGCCCGGCGATCGCATCCTTCTGGACGACGGCCTCATGGAGCTCAAGGTGCTCGGCGTGGAAGGGGATGACGTCCGCTGCCTCGTAGTCACCGGCGGTCTTTTAAAGGATCGCAAGGGGATCAACCTCCCTGGCGCCAAGGTCTCGGCCCCGGCGCTCACCGAGAAGGACCGCGAGGACCTGCAGTTCTGCATGGAACAGCGCTTGGACTACGTGGCGCTCTCCTTCGTGCGCCAGGAGTCGGACGTTTTGCAACTGCGCGAGATCATCGACGCTGCGGGCTCCCCTTTGCGCATCATCGCGAAGATCGAGAAGCCCGAGGCGGTGCTCAACTTCGCCGCCATCCTGCGCGCCTCCGACGGCGTCATGGTGGCCCGCGGCGACCTGGGGGTCGAGTTGAACCCGGAGAAGGTGCCCCTCATCCAGAAGCGCATCATCCGAAGCTGCAACGAGGCGGGAAAGCCGGTCATCACCGCGACCCAGATGCTCGAGAGCATGGTCAACAACCCGCGCCCGACCCGTGCCGAGACCTCGGACGTCGCCAACGCGATCCTCGACGGCACCGACGCCATCATGCTCTCGGCCGAGACCGCGTCCGGGAAATACCCGGTGGAGGCGGTCTCCATGATGGTGCAGGTGGCGCGCGACATCGAGAACGACCCGCAGCTCATGGCGCAGTGCTGCAAGGGGCCGGACGGCAAAAACGGCCTCCCCAACATCTCCGAGGTAATCGGCATGGCCGCCTGCCGTGCGGCGGAAAGCGTCAAGGCCGCCGCCATCCTCGCCTTCACCCAGACCGGGAGTACGGCGGCGCTGGTCTCGAAGTACCGTCCCGCCCAGCCCATCATCGCGGTGACCCCGTCGCAGGAGGTGCGCCGCCGGCTCGCCCTGTACGCCGGGGTGCACGCCCTTAGGGTCGACATCGAGGGGGACACGGAATCGCAGATCCTCTCGGTGGAGGCCGCGGTGCTCGATACCGGCTGGCTCAAGAAAGGGGAACTCGTAGTCATAACCATGGGGAGTCCGCTCTCAAGCCCGGGCACCACCAATCTGATGAAGGTGCACCGCCTGCATGAGCCAGGCGCACGTTCCGGGCGATGA
- a CDS encoding RelA/SpoT family protein — MIRLNDILDKVSAYNPGANLDLLRKAYVFCAKVHQGQTRLSGEPYLIHPMEVAGILADLRLDLAAVVTGLLHDTVEDTLTTHEELESLFGEEVARLVDGVTKIGKIHFKTKEESQAENFRKMLLAMANDIRVILVKLADRLHNMRTLQYQPEPKQRTIARETLDIYAPIANRLGISWVKGELEDLSFRYLEPQLYYDLASKVAKKKQERESYVSTVKEIIKKQLEEHGIKGDVSGRSKHLYSIYRKMQSRNVDIDEIYDLIAIRVSVDDIRECYEVLGIIHSTWKPIPGRFKDYIAMPKGNMYQSLHTTVIGPYGERMEVQIRTVDMHRVAESGIAAHWKYKEGKGYDEKEVRHFTWIRQLLEWQQELADSKEFMDTVKVELFPEDVFIFTPKGDVKGFPKGSTPIDFAYSVHTDVGHRCVGAKVNGKLVPLKYELKTGDIVEVITSPHHTPSKDWLKIVKSSRARNKIRAWVKTEERLRSITLGREICEKDFRRYSLNLGKLQKSGELKKVAQEFGFQTEDDLMASVGYGKLSANQLLGKLLPADKLEAAKEQKETRIGKVIGALKGKSSSAIQINGVEDVLVRFGKCCNPLPGDEITGFITRGRGVTVHTADCPFAMALEPERRIEVAWNKGKKSALPVKIRVVCNDEKGILANIATAITNCEANISSASIQSTLDKRGENLFEVDVTDLDHLKKVFAAIMKVKGVIKVERLKS; from the coding sequence ATGATACGACTGAACGACATACTCGATAAGGTTTCCGCCTACAACCCGGGCGCGAACCTGGACCTTTTGCGCAAGGCCTATGTCTTCTGCGCCAAAGTGCACCAGGGGCAGACGCGCCTCTCCGGTGAGCCGTACCTGATCCACCCGATGGAGGTGGCGGGGATCCTGGCCGATCTGAGGCTCGACCTTGCCGCCGTGGTGACCGGCCTTCTGCACGATACCGTCGAGGACACCCTGACCACCCACGAGGAGCTGGAGTCGCTCTTCGGCGAGGAGGTGGCGCGGCTCGTCGACGGGGTGACGAAGATCGGCAAGATCCACTTCAAGACCAAGGAAGAGAGCCAGGCGGAGAACTTCCGCAAGATGCTCCTTGCCATGGCCAACGACATCCGGGTCATTCTGGTGAAGCTCGCCGACCGCCTGCACAACATGCGCACCCTGCAGTACCAGCCCGAACCGAAGCAGCGTACCATCGCGCGGGAGACGCTGGACATCTACGCCCCGATCGCGAACCGGCTCGGCATCTCCTGGGTGAAGGGGGAACTCGAGGATCTCTCGTTCCGATACCTGGAGCCGCAGCTTTACTACGATCTCGCCTCCAAGGTCGCCAAGAAGAAGCAGGAGCGCGAGTCCTACGTCTCCACGGTGAAGGAGATCATCAAGAAGCAGCTCGAGGAGCACGGCATCAAGGGGGACGTCTCCGGGCGCTCCAAGCACCTCTACTCCATCTACCGCAAGATGCAGAGCAGGAACGTCGACATCGACGAGATCTACGACCTGATCGCGATCCGTGTCTCGGTGGATGACATCCGCGAGTGCTACGAGGTGCTCGGCATCATCCATTCCACCTGGAAGCCTATTCCCGGCCGCTTCAAGGATTACATCGCGATGCCGAAGGGGAACATGTACCAGTCGCTGCACACGACGGTGATCGGCCCCTACGGCGAGCGGATGGAGGTGCAGATCCGCACCGTCGACATGCACCGGGTCGCCGAGAGCGGCATCGCAGCGCACTGGAAGTACAAGGAAGGGAAGGGGTACGACGAGAAGGAGGTCCGTCACTTCACCTGGATCCGGCAGCTCTTGGAGTGGCAGCAGGAACTCGCCGATTCCAAGGAGTTCATGGACACGGTGAAGGTCGAACTCTTCCCGGAGGACGTTTTCATCTTTACGCCTAAGGGGGACGTGAAGGGATTCCCGAAGGGGTCGACACCGATCGACTTCGCCTACTCGGTGCACACCGACGTGGGGCATCGCTGCGTCGGTGCCAAGGTGAACGGAAAGCTCGTGCCCTTGAAGTACGAGCTGAAGACCGGCGACATCGTCGAGGTGATCACCTCTCCGCACCACACCCCGAGCAAGGACTGGCTGAAGATCGTCAAAAGTTCGCGGGCGCGCAACAAGATCAGGGCATGGGTGAAGACCGAGGAGCGCCTCAGAAGCATCACTTTGGGGCGCGAGATCTGCGAGAAGGACTTCCGCCGCTACTCCCTGAACCTCGGCAAGCTGCAAAAGAGTGGCGAGCTGAAGAAGGTAGCCCAGGAGTTCGGCTTCCAGACCGAGGACGACCTGATGGCCTCGGTGGGTTACGGAAAGCTCTCCGCGAACCAACTGCTCGGCAAACTCCTCCCCGCCGACAAGCTCGAGGCGGCCAAGGAGCAGAAGGAAACCCGCATCGGCAAGGTGATTGGTGCGCTGAAGGGAAAATCCTCCTCCGCCATCCAGATCAACGGCGTCGAGGACGTCCTGGTGCGTTTCGGCAAATGCTGCAACCCGCTTCCCGGCGACGAGATCACCGGCTTCATCACCCGCGGGCGTGGCGTCACCGTGCACACCGCGGACTGCCCCTTTGCCATGGCGCTCGAGCCCGAGCGGCGCATCGAGGTCGCCTGGAACAAGGGTAAGAAGAGCGCGCTGCCGGTGAAGATCCGTGTGGTGTGCAACGACGAGAAGGGGATCCTCGCCAACATCGCGACCGCCATCACCAACTGCGAGGCGAACATCTCGAGCGCCTCGATCCAGAGCACCCTCGATAAGCGTGGGGAAAATCTTTTCGAGGTCGACGTGACCGATCTTGACCACCTGAAGAAGGTGTTCGCCGCCATCATGAAGGTGAAAGGGGTCATCAAGGTGGAGCGGCTTAAGAGTTAG